The region AACTACCTATGTAGATCCTTTTATAGGAACGGGAGGGCATGGCCACACCTATCCCGGAGCAGCCCAACCCTTTGGGATGTTTCAACCCAGCCCAGATAATGGGAGAAGCGGTTGGGACTGGTGTTCGGGTTATCATATTTCAAGCGATACCATCGCCGGGTTTAGTCAATTACACCTAAGCGGTACCGGAATTGGTGATTTAGCCGATTTGCTTTTTATGCCGGTTACCCAGGAAATTGATCTTAGTCAGAAAGTAAATTCCCAAAGAGACATTCCCTATGCTTCAGAGTTTAAACACGATTCTGAAACTGCAATTCCCGGGTTTTACAGTGTTTTCCTCGATAAACCTCAAGTAAAAGTCGAGCTCACCACCTTGGATAGGACTGCATATCATAAGTATGAATTTAAGGAAGAAAGTAAGCAAGCCGTGATTCTTGATTTGGGGTTTGCCATTAACTGGGATCAACCTACAGAAACGGCAATAGATCTTGAAAATAAAACCACTATTAGCGGTTACAGGCACAGTACCGGCTGGGCAAATAACCAGAAAGTATTTTTCGTTGCGGAATTTTCAAAACCAATAATTGAGCATCGATTTTTTCAGAATTATCAATTGGTTAAAGGCAAACAAATTTCCGATGAAAAAACTTCAGCACAGTTCTATTTCGATAAGGATTCCGGTCAGGAAATTAAAATGAAGATTGCAGTTTCATCGGTAAGTGTAGAAAATGCCAGGCAAAATTTAGCTAAAGGAGATTTCGAGTTTGAAAAGATTAAAGAAAAAGCAATTCAGAATTGGGAAGAGGAACTTTCTGGGATAAAAGTAAAAACTCCCCGGGATTCTTTAAAAACAATTTTTTATACAGCCCTTTACCACACTAAACTTTCGCCGGTTATTTTTAGCGATAGTAATGGGGAATTCAGAAAAGAGAATGATAGTATCGTAAAAGCTGATTATACGGCATACTCCACGCTTTCACTTTGGGATACCTTTAGGGCACAGCAACCACTGCTAACCTTGACCAATCCAGATAAAGTTACCGACATCATTAAATCAATGCTAGAATATTACAAGCTTGAAAAATCACTTCCGGTTTGGACCCTCTATGGAAATGAAACCAATACCATGACCGGCTACCATTCTATCCCGGTAATAGTAGAAGCTTATTTTAAAGGTATAAAAGGTTTTGATCCTATGGAAGCCTTTGAAGCGATGAAAACTACAATGATGCAGGATGATCGTGGTTTGGATGCTTATAAAGAACACGGCTTTATTCCTTATGATGCCGGTGATGAATCAGTAACCATAACCCTGGAATATGCCTATAACGATTGGTGTGTAGCGCAAATGGCAAAAGCTCTTGGAAAAGATGAAGATTACCAGTATTTTTCAAATCGAGCTAAAGCTTATGAAAAGGTTTTTGACAAGGAAACCGGTTTTATGCGCGGAAGAAAAAGCGCAGAAAATTCCTGGAACGAACCTTTTGATCCAAAGCATTCTAACCATCGTGTAAATACCGATTACACCGAAGGGAATGCCTGGCAACATAGTTGGTTCGTACTTCACGAGCCGGAAGAACTTATAGTTTTGCAGGGTGGGGCAGAAGCCTTTAATGAAAAACTGGAACAACTTTTTACTGAAAGTTCGGAAATAACGGGAGACCATATTTCTGCAGACATAACCGGCCTAATTGGTCAATATGCCCACGGAAATGAGCCAAGCCATCATATTGCTTATTTGTTCAATAAATCAGGAAAACCATGGAGAACACAATATTGGGTTCGGGAGATTTTAAAAACCCAGTATAGTACTAAGCCAGATGGTCTTAGCGGAAATGAAGACGCGGGACAAATGTCGGCCTGGTATGTTTTTAGTAGTATGGGCCTATATCCTTTTAATCCGGCTTCAGCAACTTACGAAATTGGCAGTCCAATCTTCGAAGAGTCGGAGATCCGTTTGAAAGATGGGAAAACTTTTCGCATAAAGGCTCAAAATGTTTCCGATGAAAATATCTATATACAATCGGCCAGCCTAAATGGTGAAGCGTTTAATCAAACCAATATTTCCCATGAAAGTATTCTAGCAGGGGGAGAGCTCATTTTTAAGATGGGTGATGAACCTAATAAAGAATGGGGTACTAACAATAGCATCAAGAACTAATGGCATTTTGGGATGTATTTATAATTATTATATACGTGGCCGTTACTCTTGGCCTTGGTATTTATGTTTCCCGCAGAGCGTCTAAAGGGCTTGACTCCTATTTCTTAGGGGGTAAAAGTATAAAATGGTACTATTTAGGTCTTAGTAACGGCTCGGGCATGTTCGATGTTTCTGGAACGGCCTGGATGGTAGGTATTTTATTTCTCTACGGAGTTAAAAGCTTTATGTTTATGTGGATGTGGCCCATCTGGAACCAGATTTTTGTCATGATGTTTCTTGCGGTATGGATTCGTCGTTCGGGTGTTATGACGGGTTCTGAATGGATTCTTACTCGTTTTGGCGACGACAGGGCAGGAAGGGCTTCCCACCTAATTGTTGCAATCTTTGCCGTAATAGCCGCCATAGGTTTTATAGCTTATTTTTTTGAAGGTGTCGGGAAGTTTATGACGGTAATTTTACCGTGGAGCCTGGATTTGTTTATGGGCGATTTCTTGCTATTGACTTCTGAACAATCTTACGCGTTAATCATTATTTTTCTTACTACAATTTATACCATTAAAGGTGGTATGTTTTCGGTAGTAGCGACAGAAGTTCTGCAATATGTTATTATGGTTTTAGCAGGAATTTTGATTGCCGGCTATACTTTTTTTGTAATAACTGATGTAGAAATTAATACGGCCATACCCGAAGAGTGGAGAAATATTGCTTTTGGAAAAGAACTCGAAGGTTTTTGGAGTGGGAAAAAGGATGTTTTTAATGAACTTATTGATAATGAAGGATATAAGATGTTTGGAGCTTTTATCGGGATGACCCTGTTTAAAGGCTTCTTCGCAAGTGTTGCAGGACCTACGCCCAGTTATGATATGCAACGTATCCTTTCTACCCGAACTGTGAGAGATGCCGCTTATATGAGCGGATTCACAAACTTGGTGCTTTTTATTCCGAGGTATTTACTAGTGGGCGGAATCGTGGTCCTGGGGCTTGTTTTTCTTGCTCCCGAAATTGCTGCACTGGAAAATTTAAATGGAGGTGATATGGAATTGGTCTTACCTCAGGTTATTAATTATGAAGTTCCTGTTGGGATTAAAGGCCTATTACTGGCAGGGCTTCTGGCTGCTTTTATGTCAACTTTTTCCGCCTTTGTAAATTCCGGGCCCGCTTATATTGTAAATGATATTTATAAAAAATATTTTAAGCCAGCAGCTACCGACAAACATTATATACGTGCCAGCCATATTTCTTCATTTTTGGTGGTTGTACTTGGCGTAATAATGGGCTTTTTTGCCGATTCAATTAATTCTATTACCCTGTGGATTACCAGTGCTCTTTATGGAGGATATATTGCTGCAAATTTTTTAAAATGGGTATGGTGGCGATTTAACGGCTGGGGTTATTTTTGGGGAATGCTCTCCGGTTTAATAATCGCTACCCTTCAATTTGTGGTAGATAAGAATAAAGAATATTATACGGAAGGTAGCTGGCTCTTTGAGATCGCTGGAACACCTGCAATTTATCTGTTCCCTGTAATTTTTGGCTTTTCCTTATTGGGATGTATTCTTGGTACCTGGTTAACTCCTGCCACAAACAGAACAACGCTGAAAGCGTTTTATAAAAATGTACGACCCTGGGGGTTGTGGAAGCCGGTTCGTAAAATGATGGAGCAGGATGGGGATCCTGTAGAGAAGAATAAGGACTTCGGCATAGACATGTTTAATTGTGCAATAGGTATACTTTGGCAATCCAGTATGATATTGATGCCAATTTACCTTGTGGTGCGCGACTATTATCAGGTTTTGGTTTGGTTAACTATATTTATTATAACCACGGTAGTTTTAAAATTTACCTGGTTGGATAAAGTAAAACATTATAAAGATTAATATGGAGAATTTAAAAAATATCCCTTGGCAGGAAAAACCGGAAAATTGTAATACGGTAATGTGGCGTTATTCAGAAAACCCAATTATAGACCGTTATGCAATTCCTTCCTCGAACAGTATTTTTAACAGTGCAGTGGTACCTTTTGAAGATGGATATGCCGGTGTATTTAGGTGCGACAATAAAGCTGTGCAAATGAATATTTTCGCCGGTTTTAGTAAAAACGGGATTGATTGGGATATAAATCACGAACCTATAAGTTTTAAGGAGGGAAATACTCAAATGATAGAGTCCGATTACAAGTATGATCCGAGGGTGGTTTTTATAGAAGATCGCTACTGGATTACCTGGTGCAATGGTTATCACGGACCAACCATAGGTATAGGCTATACTTTTGATTTTAAGGAATTTTTTCAGTGTGAAAATGCATTTTTGCCTTTTAACCGAAACGGGGTATTGTTTCCAAAAAAAATTAAAGGAAAATATGCAATGTTAAGCAGGCCTAGTGATAATGGCCATACACCATTTGGGGACATTTACATTAGCTACAGTCCTGATATGAAATACTGGGGTGAGCACCGATGTGTGATGAAAGTTGCTCCGTTTGAACAAAGTGCCTGGCAATGTACCAAAATTGGTGCCGGACCAATTCCGATTTTAACCGATGAAGGCTGGCTGGTATTCTATCATGGAGTAATTGCTACGTGTAACGGTTTTAGGTATTCAATTGGAGCTTCTATTTTAGATGAAAATGAACCCGATAAAGTAAAATACCGTTCGCAACCTTATTTAATGGCTCCTGCCGAATTATATGAACTTACAGGAGATGTACCTAATGTAATTTTTCCTTGTGCCGCGGTACATTCAGAAAAAGAAGATAAATTAGCCCTTTATTATGGCGCTGCCGATACGGTAACCGCAATGGCTTTCGGAAGGCTTAGCGAGATTATTGAATTTGTAAAAAACAACAGCTTATGAGACGATATCTACTTTTGTTTGTAATATGCAGCCTCTTTTTTCAGCTTCAAATATATGCTCAAGGTGAAAAAACTCCGCGTGCTTATGTAGCCCATAAAACTTCAGAGAAAATAATTATTGATGGAAGAGCTCAGGAGGCAGCCTGGAAAAGCGCTCCTAAAAGTCAGGATTTCATAGATATTGAAGGAAAAAAAATACCTACCTATCAAACCAATATGAAAATGCTTTGGGATGAGGACTACCTATACTTTTATGCCAAAATGGAAGAGCCGCATATTTGGGCAACTTTGAAACAGCGTGACACCGTAATCTTCTATAATAATGATTTTGAAATCTTTATTGACCCTGATGGTGATACTCATAATTATTATGAGTTTGAAATGAATGCCCTGAATACCGTTTGGGATTTATTTATTGTAAAGCCTTACCGGGAACCTGCACCAATTGTTGATAGTTGGGATATCCAAGGCTTGAAATCTGAAGTTTTTATAGAAGGCACGTTAAATGATTCTTCTGATGAAGATAAATCTTGGAGTGTTGAAGTAGCGATTCCCTGGGAGGTTTTAAAAGAAGCTAATACGCATAATGAGATTCCAGAGGGGGAATTCTGGCGAATCAACTTTTCCCGTGTGAATTGGGATTTTGATTTGGATAATGGCACCTATTCCCGGGCAAAAGATGAAAAGGGCGAATTTAAGCATGAATATAATTGGGTGTGGTCACCACAGGGTGTTATTAATATGCATGAGCCCGAACACTGGGGTTATGTTTATTTCTCAGAGAAAGCTCCTGGGCAAGAAGAAGAATTCAATATTCCAATTGATGAGAACATAAAATGGGAATTATACAGGCTTTATCGGGCTCAGAAAGCTTATAAAGAGAAAAATGGAAATTGGGCAAAGAAACTATCCGCTATTAATGGGGAATCTATTAATGTTGAAGGAAAAAAACTTCAGCCTAAATTAGAAGTCCACAAGACAGGCTGGAATATTTGGGTGAAAAGTCCTTTTACCGACGATAGACTTCTAATTAAAGAAGATGGCGATTTTATAAAACAAAAAAAATAACCGGTGTAAATTAAAAAAAAATGAAGTATATCTATTATTTATTATTGGCCTTTGTAGTTACAGCTTGTGGAAATTCTTCTGCTGAAAACGATTTAGCTACAACAGAAAAAACAGAGGAAAAACCCACTCCTTCAAATAAAGACTTTAAGTATTGGACCTGGATAACGGCCAGCCCTGAAAAATCGGACGAAGAATATTCAGCTGAATTCAAGAAATATAAAGAACACGGGATAGAAGCGGTTTTAATCAATACTGAAGCTGACGCTCAATTGCTTTCAGAATTAGCTCCTCTTGCTACAGAGGAAGGTTTAGAAGTACACGCATGGATGTTTACCGTAAACCGCCCGGGTGATAAGGAAGCTGAAAAACACCCGGAATGGTATGCAGTGAGTAGAGATGGTAAATCAACTTATGACGAGCCTCCATATGTAGGTTACTACAAATGGCTTTGTCCAACTCGTGAAGAATCTAAAAACCATATTTTAAGTTTGGTAGAAGGTTTAGCAAAAGTAGAAGGAGTAGAAAGTGTACACCTGGATTACATCAGGTATTCAGATATTTTTCTTCCTATCGGTTTACTGCCCAAATATGGTTTAGAACAAAACGAAGAACTTCCCGAATTCGACTTTTGCTATTGCCAGGTGTGTACAGCTGAATTTGAAAAAGAACATCATAAAAATCCGAATGATTTTGATAATCCGGCTATCGATATGGAATGGAAGCAATTCCGTCTGAATAAAGTAAAGGCAATTGTTGATGAAGCGTATGAAATAGCCCATGATAATGGAAAATATTTAACGGCTGCTGTTTTTCCATACCCAGAAATGGCCGATCATATGGTTCGCCAGCGTTGGGATAAATGGAATGTAGATATGGTTTTACCAATGATTTATCAAAATTTTTATAACGAAGAAATAGATTGGATTGGCTTTGCTACAGGACAGGGTGTAAAAGATTTGAAAGGAACAAATACCGAATTACACACAGGAATTTACCTGCCCGCAATGGATGGGGAAGAACTAAAAAGGGCTATTAATTATGCCCGTGAAAACGGAGCAAAAGGAGCAGCATTTTTTGATGGCGGTGCATTCACCGAAGAACATTTCGAAGCATTAAAAAATGCAAAAGAGAATTTCTAAAAGAAGAATAATGTATAGATTAAAAAAATACTGGACTCTATCCGGTAAACCCGGCTCAGGGAACTTATATGCTTGGTGCACCCTTATTCGAATGGGCTGAAATCAACCTGGAAAACGGGAAAATATTCCATATAAAAACTTCAAATTTCGCAAAGGAAAATCAATTTGTAGCAAGCGTAACTTTAAACGGTGAAGTCCTGGACCGAACTTTTATTACTCACGAAGAGATTATGAGTGGAGGGGAGCTGATTTTTGAAATGACAAATGAACCGGTAAACACCAACTTGAAATCTCCTGAACCTAATAAGATATATTAATATGAAATTGGTGAAAATTCTTCTGTTTTTTTTTGTGGGAATATTGATAAGCTGTGGTGAAAAAGAAAATCCATCTTTCACTAAGGAAGATCTAGTCTTGATCCCGGAACCAAAATTACTGGAAGTAAACAAAGGAAGTTTTAGGATAAATAGGGAGACCAAATTGATAATTCCTGTAGATAGTTTAAAACCACTTACCAATATTTTAAATGACTTATTTGAGAAATCGGCTGGATTTAAAATGTCTGTTTCCGAAGAATCTCCTGAAAATAATTTTATTCAGCTGCAAGAAGACTCAGAATTAGGAGAAGAGGCTTATAAGCTTTCGGCGACTACAGATCGGGTGATTTTAGAGGCAAATTCCAGACTGGGATTTGTGTATGGTTTGGAAACCATAAGACAGTTACTACCCAAAGAAATAGAAAGCGCTTCAAAAATTTCAAACATAGACTGGCTAATTCCTAATGTTGAAATTAAAGATGAGCCCCAATATTCTTACCGGGGCAATATGCTGGATGTTTCCCGTCATTTCTTTGAAAAGGATTATATCAAAAAGCATATTGACCGTATGGCTTTTTTAAAATTGAACACCTTGCATTTTCATTTGGTAGATGATCAGGGATGGAGGATTGAAATTAAAAAATATCCGAAATTAACCCAAGTTGGTGGTTTTAGGGTAGATCAGGAAGATAAACACTGGAATGCGAGAACCGAAAATGAACCAGAAGAAGAAGCAACTTTTGGCGGTTTTTATACCCAGGAAGATATTAAAGAAATTATGGCCTACGCCCGGGAAAAAGGAATTCGAATAATTCCTGAAATAGAAATGCCGGCGCATGTGATGAGTGCAATAGCAGCTTACCCCTGGCTTTCCTGTACAGAAGAACCTATAGCAGTACCATCTGGCGGTGTATGGCCAATTACAGAAATTTATTGCGCAGGAAAAGAATCTACTTTCGAATTTTTAGAAGACGTGCTTACCGAAGTAATGGAATTATTTCCTGGGAAATATATTCATGTGGGTGGTGATGAGGCTACCAAAACAAATTGGGAAAGCTGTCCTGATTGTCAGCGTAGGATAAGGGAAGAGGGCCTTGCCAACGAACACGAGCTGCAAAGCTATTTTATGAAACGTATCGAAAAGTTTCTAAATAAAAATGGAAGGACCTTAATTGGATGGGACGAAATTTTGGAAGGTGGCCTGCCGGAAGAAGCAACCGTGATGAGCTGGCGCGGATTTGAAGGTGGCTGGGAAGCTTCAAAACAAGGTCATGATGTGATTATGACACCTACAAGTCATTTGTATTTTGACTATTACCAGGGAAGTCCAGACCATGAGCCTGTGGCATTTAATGCATTTACCCCGCTGCATCGGGTTTATGAATTTAGACCTGTCTTAGATTCCATGACGGTAGAGCAGAAGAAACATGTTCTTGGAGGGCAGGCAAACTTATGGTCAGAATATGTGCCAAATGAAGAACATTCTGAATATATGCTCTTTCCAAGACTTGCTGCGCTTTCTGAGGTGGTTTGGACCCCGGAAAACAAATTGAATTGGGAAGATTTTTCTGTTAGAATTCAGAAAATGATGGAGCGTTTTGATATTATGGGAATTAATTATGCAAGAAGTGCTTATGCTATTCAACCAGATTCAGAAATTAATCTTGAAACAGGGGAAATTACCACTGCACTTAAAGCTGAATTTCCTAATGTAGAAATTAGATATGCCAGGGGGGATTCAGAATTAAGCGAAAATTCTGCCATTTATAAAGAACCGATTAAAATAGAATCAAGTTCTTGTTTAAAAGCCGCTGTTTTTAAAAATGGTGAAATTATGGGTCCCATTATGGATAATGATTTCCAATTTCATAAGGCGGCAGCAAAACCGGTTACTTATAAATACCCATATAATGATAATTATAAAGGAGGAGAAGAAACGGGACTTGTAGATGTACTAAGAGGAAGTAAATATTTTAAGGATGGCCGCTGGCAGGGATGGATTAATAATCCTGCAGTTATTACGATAAATCTTGAGAAACCAACGCA is a window of Salegentibacter salegens DNA encoding:
- a CDS encoding GH92 family glycosyl hydrolase; translated protein: MLLAFVSCTQTKQQEETDQNENLTTYVDPFIGTGGHGHTYPGAAQPFGMFQPSPDNGRSGWDWCSGYHISSDTIAGFSQLHLSGTGIGDLADLLFMPVTQEIDLSQKVNSQRDIPYASEFKHDSETAIPGFYSVFLDKPQVKVELTTLDRTAYHKYEFKEESKQAVILDLGFAINWDQPTETAIDLENKTTISGYRHSTGWANNQKVFFVAEFSKPIIEHRFFQNYQLVKGKQISDEKTSAQFYFDKDSGQEIKMKIAVSSVSVENARQNLAKGDFEFEKIKEKAIQNWEEELSGIKVKTPRDSLKTIFYTALYHTKLSPVIFSDSNGEFRKENDSIVKADYTAYSTLSLWDTFRAQQPLLTLTNPDKVTDIIKSMLEYYKLEKSLPVWTLYGNETNTMTGYHSIPVIVEAYFKGIKGFDPMEAFEAMKTTMMQDDRGLDAYKEHGFIPYDAGDESVTITLEYAYNDWCVAQMAKALGKDEDYQYFSNRAKAYEKVFDKETGFMRGRKSAENSWNEPFDPKHSNHRVNTDYTEGNAWQHSWFVLHEPEELIVLQGGAEAFNEKLEQLFTESSEITGDHISADITGLIGQYAHGNEPSHHIAYLFNKSGKPWRTQYWVREILKTQYSTKPDGLSGNEDAGQMSAWYVFSSMGLYPFNPASATYEIGSPIFEESEIRLKDGKTFRIKAQNVSDENIYIQSASLNGEAFNQTNISHESILAGGELIFKMGDEPNKEWGTNNSIKN
- a CDS encoding sodium:solute symporter family protein, with amino-acid sequence MAFWDVFIIIIYVAVTLGLGIYVSRRASKGLDSYFLGGKSIKWYYLGLSNGSGMFDVSGTAWMVGILFLYGVKSFMFMWMWPIWNQIFVMMFLAVWIRRSGVMTGSEWILTRFGDDRAGRASHLIVAIFAVIAAIGFIAYFFEGVGKFMTVILPWSLDLFMGDFLLLTSEQSYALIIIFLTTIYTIKGGMFSVVATEVLQYVIMVLAGILIAGYTFFVITDVEINTAIPEEWRNIAFGKELEGFWSGKKDVFNELIDNEGYKMFGAFIGMTLFKGFFASVAGPTPSYDMQRILSTRTVRDAAYMSGFTNLVLFIPRYLLVGGIVVLGLVFLAPEIAALENLNGGDMELVLPQVINYEVPVGIKGLLLAGLLAAFMSTFSAFVNSGPAYIVNDIYKKYFKPAATDKHYIRASHISSFLVVVLGVIMGFFADSINSITLWITSALYGGYIAANFLKWVWWRFNGWGYFWGMLSGLIIATLQFVVDKNKEYYTEGSWLFEIAGTPAIYLFPVIFGFSLLGCILGTWLTPATNRTTLKAFYKNVRPWGLWKPVRKMMEQDGDPVEKNKDFGIDMFNCAIGILWQSSMILMPIYLVVRDYYQVLVWLTIFIITTVVLKFTWLDKVKHYKD
- a CDS encoding glycoside hydrolase family 130 protein, translating into MENLKNIPWQEKPENCNTVMWRYSENPIIDRYAIPSSNSIFNSAVVPFEDGYAGVFRCDNKAVQMNIFAGFSKNGIDWDINHEPISFKEGNTQMIESDYKYDPRVVFIEDRYWITWCNGYHGPTIGIGYTFDFKEFFQCENAFLPFNRNGVLFPKKIKGKYAMLSRPSDNGHTPFGDIYISYSPDMKYWGEHRCVMKVAPFEQSAWQCTKIGAGPIPILTDEGWLVFYHGVIATCNGFRYSIGASILDENEPDKVKYRSQPYLMAPAELYELTGDVPNVIFPCAAVHSEKEDKLALYYGAADTVTAMAFGRLSEIIEFVKNNSL
- a CDS encoding carbohydrate-binding family 9-like protein — encoded protein: MRRYLLLFVICSLFFQLQIYAQGEKTPRAYVAHKTSEKIIIDGRAQEAAWKSAPKSQDFIDIEGKKIPTYQTNMKMLWDEDYLYFYAKMEEPHIWATLKQRDTVIFYNNDFEIFIDPDGDTHNYYEFEMNALNTVWDLFIVKPYREPAPIVDSWDIQGLKSEVFIEGTLNDSSDEDKSWSVEVAIPWEVLKEANTHNEIPEGEFWRINFSRVNWDFDLDNGTYSRAKDEKGEFKHEYNWVWSPQGVINMHEPEHWGYVYFSEKAPGQEEEFNIPIDENIKWELYRLYRAQKAYKEKNGNWAKKLSAINGESINVEGKKLQPKLEVHKTGWNIWVKSPFTDDRLLIKEDGDFIKQKK
- a CDS encoding glycoside hydrolase family 10 protein, with amino-acid sequence MKYIYYLLLAFVVTACGNSSAENDLATTEKTEEKPTPSNKDFKYWTWITASPEKSDEEYSAEFKKYKEHGIEAVLINTEADAQLLSELAPLATEEGLEVHAWMFTVNRPGDKEAEKHPEWYAVSRDGKSTYDEPPYVGYYKWLCPTREESKNHILSLVEGLAKVEGVESVHLDYIRYSDIFLPIGLLPKYGLEQNEELPEFDFCYCQVCTAEFEKEHHKNPNDFDNPAIDMEWKQFRLNKVKAIVDEAYEIAHDNGKYLTAAVFPYPEMADHMVRQRWDKWNVDMVLPMIYQNFYNEEIDWIGFATGQGVKDLKGTNTELHTGIYLPAMDGEELKRAINYARENGAKGAAFFDGGAFTEEHFEALKNAKENF
- a CDS encoding glycoside hydrolase family 20 protein; this translates as MKLVKILLFFFVGILISCGEKENPSFTKEDLVLIPEPKLLEVNKGSFRINRETKLIIPVDSLKPLTNILNDLFEKSAGFKMSVSEESPENNFIQLQEDSELGEEAYKLSATTDRVILEANSRLGFVYGLETIRQLLPKEIESASKISNIDWLIPNVEIKDEPQYSYRGNMLDVSRHFFEKDYIKKHIDRMAFLKLNTLHFHLVDDQGWRIEIKKYPKLTQVGGFRVDQEDKHWNARTENEPEEEATFGGFYTQEDIKEIMAYAREKGIRIIPEIEMPAHVMSAIAAYPWLSCTEEPIAVPSGGVWPITEIYCAGKESTFEFLEDVLTEVMELFPGKYIHVGGDEATKTNWESCPDCQRRIREEGLANEHELQSYFMKRIEKFLNKNGRTLIGWDEILEGGLPEEATVMSWRGFEGGWEASKQGHDVIMTPTSHLYFDYYQGSPDHEPVAFNAFTPLHRVYEFRPVLDSMTVEQKKHVLGGQANLWSEYVPNEEHSEYMLFPRLAALSEVVWTPENKLNWEDFSVRIQKMMERFDIMGINYARSAYAIQPDSEINLETGEITTALKAEFPNVEIRYARGDSELSENSAIYKEPIKIESSSCLKAAVFKNGEIMGPIMDNDFQFHKAAAKPVTYKYPYNDNYKGGEETGLVDVLRGSKYFKDGRWQGWINNPAVITINLEKPTQLSEVVVGSLEEQGTGIYFPQKIKVEISEDGKTFEKVGEITREFQNNSSAKIENFSVEFDTQNNIEFVRVTVEPLENNPKGGGSWLFLDEIQVK